In one Chitinophaga sancti genomic region, the following are encoded:
- a CDS encoding deoxynucleoside kinase, which yields MAKNNKLKHIAIAGNIGAGKTTLTEMLAKHYKWDPQFEDVEHNPYLNDFYEDMPRWSFNLQVYFLHGRLKQLLDIQNGNDIVIQDRTIYEDAHIFAPNLYEMGLMTKRDFDNYFNFFETLKSMVKPPDLLIYLKASVPTLVAQIQKRGREYEENIRLDYLKRLNEYYNNWIERYTEGPLLIIDIDKNKFPDSDEDLGEIISKIDSQLHGLF from the coding sequence ATGGCAAAAAATAACAAGCTCAAACACATCGCGATAGCCGGAAACATTGGTGCCGGTAAGACTACACTTACTGAAATGCTGGCAAAGCATTACAAATGGGATCCACAGTTCGAAGATGTAGAGCACAATCCATATCTTAATGATTTCTATGAAGATATGCCCCGTTGGTCTTTCAACCTCCAGGTGTATTTCCTTCACGGAAGATTGAAACAACTACTTGATATTCAGAATGGCAATGACATTGTAATTCAGGATCGTACCATATACGAAGATGCACACATCTTTGCTCCCAACCTCTACGAGATGGGGCTCATGACAAAGCGTGACTTTGACAACTATTTTAATTTCTTCGAGACGCTGAAATCCATGGTAAAACCACCGGATCTGCTCATCTACCTGAAAGCTTCTGTACCTACCCTGGTAGCACAGATCCAGAAGAGAGGAAGAGAGTATGAAGAAAATATCCGTTTAGACTACCTGAAGCGACTGAATGAATATTATAATAATTGGATCGAAAGATATACGGAAGGTCCTTTACTGATCATTGATATCGATAAGAATAAATTTCCGGATAGTGATGAGGATTTAGGAGAAATTATTTCTAAGATAGATTCACAGCTGCACGGGCTGTTCTAA
- the gatC gene encoding Asp-tRNA(Asn)/Glu-tRNA(Gln) amidotransferase subunit GatC produces MEVNEQLVDQLADLARLEFTPEEKTSIQGDLQRMITFVEKLNELDTSEVQPILHMTADRNVYREDKVVPSISREEGLQNAPAANDQYFKVPKVIKK; encoded by the coding sequence ATGGAAGTGAACGAACAACTGGTAGATCAGTTAGCAGACCTGGCAAGACTTGAATTTACACCGGAGGAAAAAACATCCATTCAGGGAGATCTCCAGCGAATGATCACCTTCGTGGAAAAACTGAATGAGCTCGATACCTCTGAGGTTCAGCCAATATTGCACATGACTGCTGATCGTAATGTGTATCGTGAGGATAAAGTTGTTCCTTCCATCAGCCGGGAAGAAGGCTTACAAAATGCACCTGCTGCTAATGATCAATACTTTAAAGTTCCTAAAGTGATCAAAAAGTAA
- a CDS encoding cob(I)yrinic acid a,c-diamide adenosyltransferase, translated as MSFKIYTKTGDKGQTSLIGGTKVSKGSLRIDAYGTVDELNSFIGLVSDHISFDEEMVAFLREIQDRLFTVGASLACDPEKDIKMRIPDLYEKDVQALEMSIDTMNEELPEMKSFILPGGHVAVSTAHVARCVCRRAERLCVGLQENEEFIAPLVLQYLNRLSDHLFVLARWIGHRLKVEEIKWTPRV; from the coding sequence ATGTCATTTAAGATTTACACCAAAACCGGAGATAAAGGACAAACTTCCCTGATCGGAGGTACTAAAGTTTCCAAGGGTAGTCTGCGCATTGATGCTTATGGCACCGTAGATGAACTCAATTCATTTATTGGCCTGGTAAGTGATCATATTTCTTTTGATGAAGAAATGGTCGCTTTCCTGCGCGAAATACAGGATCGGTTATTTACAGTGGGAGCTTCGCTGGCCTGTGATCCCGAAAAAGACATCAAAATGCGGATTCCCGACCTGTATGAGAAAGATGTGCAGGCCCTGGAAATGAGCATTGATACCATGAATGAGGAGCTGCCGGAAATGAAATCATTCATTCTGCCCGGTGGGCATGTGGCAGTATCTACCGCTCATGTAGCCCGCTGTGTATGCAGGAGGGCAGAGCGGCTGTGTGTGGGTTTGCAGGAAAATGAAGAGTTTATAGCACCATTGGTACTGCAATATTTAAACCGGCTGAGCGATCATCTTTTCGTGTTGGCAAGATGGATAGGTCACCGGTTGAAGGTAGAAGAAATTAAGTGGACACCGAGGGTATAA
- a CDS encoding DUF2795 domain-containing protein, protein MYWTLELASYLEDAPWPATKDELIDYAIRSGAPIEVIENLQELEDEGEIYEGIEDIWSDYPSQDDFFFNEDEY, encoded by the coding sequence ATGTACTGGACCTTAGAATTAGCTTCATACCTGGAGGATGCTCCATGGCCAGCTACTAAAGACGAATTAATTGATTACGCCATCCGTTCCGGTGCACCAATTGAAGTGATTGAAAATCTTCAGGAACTGGAAGACGAAGGTGAAATTTACGAGGGAATAGAAGATATCTGGTCTGATTATCCGTCACAGGATGACTTCTTCTTTAATGAAGACGAATATTAG
- a CDS encoding SusD/RagB family nutrient-binding outer membrane lipoprotein, producing MKKYIIYGSFAAMGILSSVSCTKNITELNTDPTKPSQVSSSALFASATKEMADAITSTNVNLGIFRLIVQQWTETTYIDESNYNLVTRTIPDNFWDAFYTDALMDLKEAKKVLEADVNTNATVKKNMLAQIDIMSVYGTSVLVNTFGNVPYTSSLSSDTLFNKYDDAHTIYTDLIARLNKDLANLDESAGGMGTANLLFSSDEIANWKKFTNSLKMRLGILLVDVDPATAQTIVTEASAGAFNTQGEYAKFPYSTIPPNTNPLWEDLVQSGRQDFVGSNTFVNYINSVEDPRRPFYFTTVGGIYKGGTNGLKSPYANFSHPGSLLEKKDLPGVFIDYSEVEFIRAEAVERGWAVGGSAITHYNNAITNSIIYWGGTADEALTYLARTDVNYLTAGTDWKQKIGMQEWIALYNRGFDAWTAQRHLDYPQLAPPPKAQSGYPVRFTYPISEQNLNTENYNAAASAIGGDAAETKLFWDKF from the coding sequence ATGAAAAAATATATCATATACGGTTCCTTTGCTGCTATGGGCATACTGTCTTCAGTATCCTGTACAAAAAATATTACCGAATTAAATACGGACCCGACAAAACCAAGCCAGGTTAGTTCATCAGCATTGTTTGCAAGTGCTACAAAAGAAATGGCGGATGCGATCACCAGCACAAATGTGAACCTGGGCATCTTCAGGCTCATTGTACAACAATGGACAGAAACCACTTACATCGATGAGAGTAACTATAACCTCGTCACCAGAACAATTCCTGACAACTTCTGGGATGCATTTTATACAGATGCACTGATGGATCTGAAAGAAGCAAAAAAAGTGCTGGAAGCTGATGTAAATACAAATGCTACTGTAAAGAAAAATATGTTGGCTCAGATCGATATCATGTCAGTATATGGTACCTCTGTATTGGTAAATACATTTGGAAATGTACCTTATACTTCCTCCCTGAGTTCAGACACCCTGTTCAATAAATACGACGATGCACATACCATCTATACAGACCTGATTGCACGTTTAAATAAAGACCTGGCTAACCTTGACGAAAGCGCAGGAGGGATGGGTACTGCTAACCTGCTCTTCAGCTCTGATGAAATTGCAAACTGGAAGAAATTCACCAACTCCCTGAAAATGCGTCTGGGGATCCTGCTGGTAGATGTTGATCCGGCTACTGCACAGACAATCGTTACCGAAGCATCTGCAGGGGCATTCAATACACAGGGCGAATATGCAAAATTTCCTTATTCAACTATTCCGCCAAACACCAACCCACTGTGGGAAGACCTGGTACAGAGTGGTCGTCAGGACTTTGTAGGTTCCAATACATTTGTTAATTATATCAATTCAGTAGAAGATCCAAGAAGACCTTTCTATTTCACAACAGTTGGTGGTATATATAAAGGTGGTACAAATGGATTGAAGAGCCCTTATGCAAACTTCTCCCATCCTGGTTCACTGTTAGAAAAGAAAGACCTGCCAGGCGTATTCATTGACTATTCAGAAGTTGAATTCATCAGGGCAGAAGCAGTAGAAAGAGGTTGGGCTGTAGGAGGCTCCGCTATTACCCACTATAATAATGCAATCACCAACTCCATAATATATTGGGGTGGAACAGCAGACGAAGCCCTGACTTACCTGGCAAGAACAGATGTAAACTATCTGACTGCTGGCACAGACTGGAAACAGAAGATAGGCATGCAGGAATGGATTGCGTTGTACAACCGTGGATTTGATGCATGGACCGCACAGCGTCACCTGGATTATCCACAACTGGCCCCTCCACCAAAGGCCCAGTCCGGATATCCGGTTCGTTTCACTTACCCGATATCAGAACAGAACCTGAATACCGAAAATTATAATGCAGCAGCTTCAGCCATTGGCGGGGATGCAGCAGAAACAAAATTATTCTGGGATAAATTTTAA
- a CDS encoding ABC transporter ATP-binding protein: MLTARNLTKNYSNLPVLKGVDVTVNKGEIVTIVGSSGAGKSTLLHILGTLDTPTSGEVWLNDVNLTALKGNALADFRNRHMGFIFQFHHLLPEFTAIENVCVPGFIAGSNKNEVKKRAAFLLETLGLGHRMDHKPNELSGGEQQRVAVARALINNPDIVMADEPTGNLDSHNARELHQLFFQLRDQFQQTFIIVTHNEELAPLSDRQLVMKDGKML, encoded by the coding sequence ATGCTGACCGCACGCAATCTTACCAAAAATTATTCCAACTTACCCGTATTGAAGGGAGTGGATGTAACTGTGAACAAAGGGGAGATCGTTACAATCGTAGGATCTTCCGGAGCCGGGAAAAGTACCCTGCTGCACATTCTGGGTACCCTGGATACGCCTACCTCCGGTGAGGTATGGCTGAACGATGTGAACCTGACAGCCCTGAAGGGCAATGCCCTGGCTGATTTCCGTAACCGGCACATGGGGTTCATTTTCCAGTTCCACCATCTTTTACCTGAATTTACCGCAATAGAAAATGTTTGTGTTCCGGGTTTTATAGCCGGTAGCAACAAAAATGAGGTCAAAAAAAGGGCCGCTTTTTTGCTGGAAACTTTAGGCTTGGGTCATAGAATGGACCATAAGCCTAATGAACTGTCTGGTGGAGAGCAGCAAAGGGTGGCAGTAGCCAGGGCACTGATCAATAACCCGGATATCGTGATGGCCGATGAGCCGACCGGAAACCTGGATTCGCACAATGCCCGGGAGCTGCATCAGTTGTTTTTCCAGCTGAGAGACCAGTTTCAGCAGACGTTTATCATCGTAACCCACAATGAAGAGCTGGCACCCCTCAGTGACAGGCAACTGGTGATGAAGGACGGAAAGATGCTCTAA
- a CDS encoding SusC/RagA family TonB-linked outer membrane protein — protein sequence MKRALLFFTMLMVSVTLTYAQQRQVTGKVTGPDGSPIPFATVQIKGTNTGTTTDQDGFFKLNAKPDAVLMVRSVGYISQNIPVGSGNVNVALKSDDQNLQEVVVTALNVKRNKNELPYSAQTVAAEELNRTRDANITTSLAGKVSGLEIRKNNTLGGSTNIVLRGAKSLKGNNQALFVVDGVPIDNSNTNNDDQLKGLGGYDYGNAAADINPDDVENVSVLKGAAATALYGSRASNGVVMITTKKGSRGLGVTFNTGVNVGKYDPSTFAKYQNKYGAGYGTGYGSPDGYFYYTDVNGDGIEDRVVPITEDASYGGKFDPSLQVYHWDAFYDKSPNYMKTRPWVAATNNPSAMFETAVGTNNSISIDGASDKGYFKLGYSKFIDKGIMPNSHIAKDLINFGASYNLSSRLTASASINSTIIDGLGRYGTGYDSKNLMTNMRQWWETNVDVKEQKEMYLAEKRNITWNQADVGALNPIFWDNPYWTRYENYETDGRTRHFGNISLNYKAADWLDVVGRVSLDTYNEHQEERSAIGSIDVSKFSEFKRSFSEYNYDLMLNFNKNITQDLSFKGILGGNVRQTNINSILSSTNGGLLIPRLYALLNTANPMEAPKETASREEVDGVYAAANFGFKELLFLDLTMRRDQSSTLPKGNNSYYYPSASLGFVFSKLIPQATWLSNGKVRVNWAQVGNTAPALYTLNYYDVPTGIDGVPLASVGGTKYNPDLKPEKTKSFETGLEMSFLNNRLGFDATYYRQNTVDQIVPLPTSTSTGYDYKVINAGNIQNQGIELSVFGTPIKTKDFSWTINVNWSRNRNKVVDLPGIDKLQLGDYQGGITVNAVKGQPYGTITGSDFIYKDGQKVVDANGYYEITGTSNHTIGNVNPDWIGSISNTLKYKNLALSFLVDVRHGGDMFSLDMYYGLATGLFPETALVNDLGNESRAPLSEGGGVILPGVTEDGKPNATRIANEYGTYGYYYNPDKAFVYDASYIKLRELSLTYSLPISVIRHINPFKGVDFSLTGRNLWIIHKNLPYADPDDALSSGNSQGFTVGAYPAVRTFGANLRLRF from the coding sequence ATGAAAAGAGCGTTACTCTTTTTCACCATGCTCATGGTGAGTGTAACCCTGACGTATGCGCAACAGCGCCAGGTTACAGGAAAAGTCACCGGTCCGGACGGTTCACCTATACCATTTGCCACTGTACAAATCAAAGGAACAAACACTGGAACAACCACAGATCAGGATGGATTTTTCAAACTGAATGCAAAACCAGATGCCGTATTGATGGTGCGTAGCGTAGGTTACATTTCCCAGAATATTCCGGTAGGTTCCGGTAATGTCAATGTTGCGTTGAAATCTGATGACCAAAACCTCCAGGAAGTTGTAGTAACTGCCCTCAACGTAAAAAGAAACAAGAACGAACTGCCTTATTCCGCACAAACAGTAGCTGCCGAAGAATTAAACAGAACAAGAGATGCAAACATTACTACCTCTCTGGCTGGTAAAGTGTCAGGTCTCGAAATTCGAAAGAATAATACCCTGGGTGGTTCTACCAATATCGTACTGCGTGGTGCCAAATCCCTGAAAGGTAATAACCAGGCCCTCTTTGTAGTAGATGGTGTGCCTATTGATAACTCTAATACCAATAACGACGATCAGTTGAAAGGGTTGGGTGGTTATGACTATGGTAATGCTGCTGCCGATATCAACCCTGACGATGTAGAAAATGTGAGCGTACTGAAAGGTGCCGCCGCAACTGCATTGTACGGTTCCCGTGCTTCAAACGGTGTGGTAATGATCACTACCAAAAAAGGTTCAAGAGGCTTAGGTGTTACTTTCAATACAGGTGTGAATGTTGGTAAATATGATCCTTCAACTTTTGCAAAATATCAAAATAAATATGGTGCCGGTTATGGTACCGGATACGGTTCTCCTGATGGCTATTTTTACTACACCGATGTAAATGGTGATGGTATTGAAGACCGTGTAGTACCTATTACAGAAGATGCCTCTTATGGTGGTAAATTCGATCCAAGTCTGCAGGTATACCACTGGGATGCTTTCTACGATAAGTCTCCTAACTATATGAAAACCCGCCCATGGGTGGCAGCTACAAACAATCCAAGTGCAATGTTTGAAACTGCTGTAGGTACTAACAACAGTATCTCTATAGATGGTGCCAGCGATAAAGGTTATTTCAAACTGGGTTATTCTAAATTCATCGACAAAGGGATCATGCCTAACAGCCATATCGCTAAGGACCTGATCAACTTTGGTGCATCATACAATCTCTCCAGCAGATTAACAGCAAGCGCTTCCATCAACTCTACAATCATCGATGGTCTTGGTCGTTATGGAACAGGTTATGATTCCAAAAACCTGATGACCAACATGAGACAATGGTGGGAAACAAACGTAGATGTAAAAGAGCAGAAAGAAATGTACCTGGCTGAAAAGCGTAATATCACCTGGAACCAGGCAGATGTTGGTGCTCTCAATCCAATCTTCTGGGATAACCCTTACTGGACCAGGTATGAAAACTATGAAACAGATGGCCGTACCCGTCATTTCGGGAACATCAGCCTGAACTATAAAGCTGCTGACTGGTTAGATGTAGTAGGTCGTGTGTCACTGGATACTTATAATGAACATCAGGAAGAAAGATCCGCGATCGGCTCTATCGATGTATCAAAATTCAGTGAGTTCAAACGTTCATTCAGCGAGTATAACTACGACCTGATGCTGAACTTCAACAAGAACATCACACAGGACCTGAGCTTTAAAGGTATCTTGGGTGGTAACGTTCGCCAGACTAACATCAACTCTATTTTATCTTCTACTAACGGTGGTCTCCTCATCCCTCGTCTGTATGCCCTGCTGAACACGGCAAACCCAATGGAAGCACCAAAGGAAACGGCAAGCAGAGAAGAAGTAGATGGTGTATATGCTGCTGCTAACTTTGGCTTCAAAGAATTATTATTCCTGGATCTGACTATGAGAAGAGATCAGTCCTCCACACTCCCTAAAGGGAATAATAGTTACTACTATCCCTCTGCCTCTCTCGGTTTCGTATTCTCTAAACTGATACCACAGGCTACCTGGTTATCAAATGGTAAAGTAAGAGTAAACTGGGCACAGGTGGGTAATACAGCACCTGCATTATATACCCTGAATTACTACGATGTACCTACAGGGATCGATGGCGTTCCATTGGCATCTGTGGGTGGTACCAAGTATAATCCTGACCTGAAACCAGAAAAAACAAAGAGCTTCGAAACCGGTCTGGAAATGTCTTTCCTTAATAACCGTTTAGGTTTTGATGCGACTTACTACAGACAAAATACCGTGGACCAGATCGTTCCATTGCCTACGTCTACCAGCACTGGCTATGACTACAAGGTGATCAATGCTGGTAACATCCAGAACCAGGGTATAGAATTGTCTGTATTCGGTACACCAATCAAAACAAAAGACTTCTCCTGGACAATCAATGTGAACTGGTCACGTAACCGCAACAAGGTAGTAGACCTGCCTGGTATCGACAAACTGCAGCTGGGTGACTACCAGGGTGGTATCACTGTGAATGCAGTAAAAGGGCAACCTTATGGAACCATCACCGGTTCTGATTTCATCTACAAAGATGGACAGAAAGTAGTGGATGCAAATGGTTATTATGAAATCACCGGAACTTCTAACCACACGATTGGTAATGTAAATCCTGACTGGATTGGTAGCATTTCCAATACACTGAAATATAAAAACCTGGCCCTGAGCTTCCTGGTAGACGTTCGTCATGGTGGCGACATGTTCTCACTGGATATGTATTATGGTCTGGCAACAGGTCTCTTCCCTGAAACCGCACTGGTGAATGATCTTGGCAATGAGTCGAGAGCACCACTCAGCGAAGGTGGTGGTGTAATTCTGCCTGGCGTAACTGAAGATGGAAAACCAAATGCTACACGTATTGCAAACGAATATGGTACCTATGGTTACTATTACAATCCCGACAAAGCATTCGTGTACGATGCGAGCTATATCAAACTGCGTGAATTATCGCTGACATACTCTTTACCAATATCTGTGATCAGACATATCAATCCTTTCAAAGGAGTAGATTTTTCACTGACTGGTCGTAACCTCTGGATCATCCACAAGAACCTGCCTTATGCAGATCCTGATGATGCGCTTAGCTCCGGTAACTCACAAGGCTTTACAGTAGGTGCTTATCCTGCAGTAAGAACCTTCGGTGCTAACCTGAGATTACGTTTCTAA
- a CDS encoding helix-hairpin-helix domain-containing protein, with protein sequence MPLLSFARQEDDLVNDDMQWQQLEIYRKQPLSLNNADVVELTSLGLLTSLQIDELVAYKKQFGKLLSIYELQAVPGFDETTIQLILPYVTVAEDPKIIQGEHTFLVRNNLVKYRSSTIGVQLKKDNYSAYYFIKNHRKIKALAIGDFTVNMGQGLINWQAYALGKNGMITHIKREGEIIRGSTSSGVNRGAAITLQHGRLETTAIISVSQIGANIVYKLPQAHLSINWLNQSIGLDYAISLRNYHFFGELAVNHKKAIITGMLASIGKIADLALFYRNYNTAYIPLHANAMAENSRPVNEEGLYTGISIHTLKHWQLDAYADVFHFPWLQYRTTAPADGQELFAALTYTPDKETRLYFRYQFKQKFQQSKSDVFLPPMMKTTHENYRFQLSLSPSKGLTWKMRIEANTWQDENGNQYGGLYQQELVYQLPNWPLRCSLNYIWYSTQGTDTRFYIPDRGVLYDYNLSQLYGKGARQSCTLRWKKGRHLQAWTRLEAGGPVTLQVTYVI encoded by the coding sequence TTGCCATTACTCTCATTTGCAAGGCAGGAAGATGATCTGGTGAATGATGACATGCAATGGCAGCAACTGGAAATTTACAGAAAACAGCCCTTATCTCTGAATAATGCCGATGTCGTAGAACTAACTTCATTAGGCTTATTAACAAGCTTACAGATAGATGAATTGGTCGCGTACAAAAAACAATTCGGAAAACTTTTAAGCATCTATGAACTGCAGGCAGTACCCGGGTTTGATGAAACTACTATTCAGTTAATCTTACCTTACGTAACAGTCGCTGAGGATCCTAAAATCATACAGGGAGAGCACACCTTTTTAGTGCGTAATAATCTGGTAAAATATCGTTCATCTACAATAGGTGTTCAACTCAAAAAGGACAATTATAGTGCTTATTATTTCATTAAAAACCATCGAAAAATAAAAGCACTTGCTATCGGTGATTTTACCGTAAATATGGGCCAGGGTTTAATCAACTGGCAGGCATACGCACTGGGTAAAAATGGCATGATCACACATATCAAGCGGGAAGGAGAAATCATCAGGGGGTCTACATCCTCCGGTGTAAACAGGGGAGCTGCCATAACCTTACAACATGGTCGTCTGGAAACGACAGCTATTATTTCTGTAAGCCAAATTGGTGCTAACATTGTTTACAAATTACCACAGGCACACCTAAGTATCAATTGGCTCAATCAAAGCATAGGACTGGATTACGCCATCTCTTTACGCAACTATCATTTCTTCGGAGAGCTGGCAGTCAATCACAAAAAAGCAATCATTACAGGTATGCTGGCAAGTATAGGAAAGATCGCAGACCTTGCCCTGTTTTACAGAAATTATAACACAGCCTATATACCACTGCACGCAAATGCAATGGCGGAAAACTCTCGCCCTGTCAATGAAGAAGGACTATACACCGGTATCAGTATTCATACGCTTAAACACTGGCAACTGGATGCTTATGCAGATGTCTTTCACTTTCCATGGCTCCAATACAGAACCACTGCTCCTGCAGACGGACAGGAATTATTTGCGGCGTTGACCTACACCCCTGATAAAGAAACACGGCTTTATTTTCGTTATCAATTCAAACAGAAATTCCAACAATCAAAATCGGATGTTTTTCTCCCGCCAATGATGAAAACCACCCATGAAAATTATAGATTCCAACTTTCATTATCCCCATCCAAAGGCCTGACCTGGAAAATGAGAATCGAAGCAAATACCTGGCAGGATGAGAACGGTAATCAATATGGTGGGCTATACCAGCAGGAACTTGTTTACCAGCTACCAAACTGGCCACTGCGCTGCTCTTTGAACTATATCTGGTATAGTACACAGGGAACAGACACCCGTTTTTATATTCCTGACAGAGGTGTATTATACGATTACAATTTATCACAGCTATATGGCAAAGGTGCCAGGCAAAGTTGTACACTCAGGTGGAAAAAAGGCCGGCATTTACAAGCCTGGACAAGGCTGGAAGCAGGAGGTCCGGTTACCTTACAAGTGACATATGTCATTTGA
- the trpS gene encoding tryptophan--tRNA ligase, producing the protein MANKEIVVSGIRSTGFLHLGNYFGAIRNYVKMQEAYNCYFFVADWHSLTTHPDPKDLRGNVYRVLAENIASGLDPEKVALYVQSDIPEIAELYLLLNMLAYKGELEKVPTFKDKVRLNPDNVNAGLLTYPVLMSADILVHRGVKVPVGKDQEQHLEMARNYAQRFNNRYGHLFPEPVPFNFGDDLIKIPSLDGNGKMSKSENQMATLYLSDSDELIMKKLKSAKSATGTEEGGGMPEAVANLFSLMEQVSTPDVITHFRKTFEDGSIRYGDMKKQLGEDMCKFIAPIREKAHSLQEDPAYLNKIMKHGAEKARESAAQTLQQARKLIGINYY; encoded by the coding sequence ATGGCAAACAAAGAGATAGTAGTAAGCGGTATCCGCTCTACGGGTTTTTTACACTTAGGTAATTATTTCGGCGCAATCCGCAATTATGTAAAGATGCAGGAGGCCTATAACTGTTATTTTTTCGTAGCAGACTGGCATTCCCTGACTACCCATCCTGATCCCAAAGACCTGCGTGGCAATGTTTACCGCGTATTGGCTGAAAATATAGCTTCGGGCCTCGACCCCGAAAAAGTAGCGCTCTATGTACAGAGCGATATCCCTGAGATCGCAGAATTATACCTGCTGCTCAATATGTTAGCCTATAAAGGTGAACTGGAAAAAGTACCTACATTTAAAGACAAGGTGCGTTTGAACCCGGACAATGTAAATGCCGGTTTGCTCACTTACCCTGTACTCATGAGTGCCGATATCCTCGTGCACCGTGGTGTAAAGGTGCCGGTAGGTAAAGACCAGGAACAACACCTGGAAATGGCCCGCAACTACGCACAGCGTTTTAACAATCGCTATGGCCATTTATTCCCTGAACCAGTACCATTTAATTTCGGCGATGACCTGATCAAAATTCCAAGCCTGGATGGCAATGGAAAAATGAGTAAAAGCGAAAACCAGATGGCCACTTTGTATCTCTCTGACAGTGATGAACTGATTATGAAGAAATTGAAAAGTGCTAAATCTGCCACAGGTACAGAAGAGGGTGGAGGCATGCCGGAAGCTGTGGCAAACCTCTTCAGCCTCATGGAGCAGGTATCTACGCCGGATGTTATTACTCATTTCCGGAAAACATTCGAGGATGGCAGCATTCGTTATGGCGACATGAAAAAGCAATTGGGAGAGGATATGTGTAAATTTATTGCACCAATCCGTGAAAAAGCTCATTCGTTGCAGGAAGATCCCGCCTACCTGAACAAGATCATGAAGCACGGTGCTGAAAAAGCGAGAGAAAGTGCGGCACAGACTTTGCAGCAAGCGAGAAAACTCATCGGAATTAACTACTACTGA
- a CDS encoding ABC transporter ATP-binding protein — protein sequence MRPHSVIHLEEIRKSYFIGSNELLVLKGINMDIFKNEYVALMGPSGSGKSTLMNMLGALDTPTSGKYILNGHDVSTMEDDDLARVRNKEIGFVFQQFNLMPRLTAYENVAVPLIYAGIGKKEREEKAIHMLEKVGLGERYKHKPNELSGGQCQRVAIARALVNDPSLILADEPTGNLDTKTSIEIMEIFGQIHASGNTVVLVTHEEDIAAHARRIVRLRDGLIESDRSVEDALLVKA from the coding sequence ATGCGCCCACATTCCGTCATCCATTTAGAAGAGATCCGTAAAAGCTATTTCATTGGTTCCAATGAACTGCTCGTGCTGAAAGGTATTAACATGGACATTTTTAAGAATGAATATGTCGCCCTGATGGGGCCTTCCGGCTCCGGAAAGTCTACACTTATGAATATGCTGGGGGCACTCGATACCCCTACCAGCGGGAAATACATTCTCAATGGTCATGACGTGAGCACAATGGAAGATGATGACCTGGCCAGGGTACGGAATAAAGAAATTGGTTTCGTATTCCAGCAGTTTAACCTTATGCCGCGCCTTACAGCCTACGAAAATGTGGCTGTACCCCTGATCTATGCCGGCATCGGCAAGAAAGAAAGAGAGGAAAAAGCAATTCATATGCTGGAGAAGGTAGGCTTGGGGGAGCGATATAAACATAAACCCAATGAACTCTCCGGTGGTCAGTGCCAGCGTGTGGCAATTGCCCGGGCACTGGTAAATGATCCTTCCCTGATACTGGCGGATGAGCCGACCGGTAACCTTGATACCAAGACTTCTATAGAAATCATGGAGATCTTTGGACAGATCCATGCTTCAGGAAATACGGTTGTACTCGTTACGCACGAGGAGGATATTGCCGCGCATGCCAGGAGAATTGTCCGTCTCAGAGATGGTCTGATCGAATCAGACAGGTCTGTGGAGGATGCTTTATTGGTGAAAGCCTAA